The following is a genomic window from Miscanthus floridulus cultivar M001 chromosome 14, ASM1932011v1, whole genome shotgun sequence.
TCTCTTTATCTTTTCTaacaaaaattaaaataaattggcCTTCCATTCTTGATGAGGAGAAAAAAAAAGACCAGATGAACGCATTTTTTCGACCTGCGAATTTGATGGTACAGTGAGTAAACCTGGAGAGCCAAGCAAGCTatcatcacctttcatctcaTCTCATGATTCTCATCCCTTGCTGGTCCACGGTGCACACACACACATCCCGCTGAAATGGACATGGTGTTGCTGGTCCAGACCCGAGAGCAAGCCATAGATGCCTCCATCGCTGTTGCTACTTACCAGCTGCCAAGCCCCGGCCCCATGTTACGGTGACCCACTCATTGTCACCTCCAAGAGAAGAGGAAGACAGGGCGCAGTTGCAGTTAGGGCGCCTCTGCCGGCCCGCCGGCCGGCGCTTTGTGGGAGATGCATGCACTGCATCTGCATCCCTGCTGCTTTTCCTCATGCTTGATGgagtctgtctgtctgtctgatTGCAAGGTGCTGACAGGTGGTGGATTGGTAGAGACCTCCGATCCCGGCCGGTCCTCGTAATGAAGCGCGGTGGTAACGGTTGTGGGAAGCAGGGAAGGTGAGCAGTGAGATCACTGGTCGCCTTTCGGTCCTCATCAGCTTAGGCTTCCCGGAATGTTAGCAGGACCATGCTTCTTCTTCTATCGAGTTGTTCTCCCACTTTGCCGTTCGTCAGATTCAGTCTCTCATAAAAGAACTGTTCGGCGAAGAAGGTAGTACAGTGTTACACCGCAAGATGGAATCGCAATCACCGTCCGTGTGTCCACCTGGGACAGTGAGCCTGTTCGCTCGTcagtcaatagtgtttttctctcgcaacaaatcagcacccgtcagacttatcagctcagaaaccaaccagccaacAGGGTGAGTGTTGTGTTCTGACCAAGTCATCAGATCCTGCTTGCTTATCACACCCAACCTGGTCAGGAGTCAGGACTCAGGACGTCAATAGTTTTCACATAGTACCGGCCTACCGGGTACCTAGTCCAATGATCTTCAGAGGAAAAAAAGGGTGATGAAAAGGGGGAAAAAAGGGTGATGCCAGATGATCCGGGCAAAGGCAAATACCCCGTGCACAGTGATGCGTGAACAGTCTCCTGATCTAGGTGCATGAACAGGGCCAAATTAAGACCAGATCTGGAAAGTTGAGAGCTTAGATTTGGAAGGGCACGGGAACCTACTGTCGGTAATAATGATCTCAAGCAtactttatttattattttttttcttttttagagaAAATAAAGTGAAGATATCACAAACACACTTTGTTGAAAGGAAGGAAGAGGCTTTAGTTTCATAATGATAACGGATTCTTCAGAACAAATCACATGATACCACAGGCATATATAGGATCTGAAAAAATGTTGCCAACTCTTGTAGCCTTAAGAAGAGTAAATTACTACCTACTCTAGTTCATAATGCATGCGTGACGTGAGCCATGATTCAGCTCAGCAAGTTTGATTTCCAACTCTGGGAATGGAGGAGTCGTGAGTTTGACGGTGCAGGTTACTGTCTTTTGGTCTGCAAGATAGGAGTAGACTCTGCTAAAACTTGCCAAGGAACAGGGCCATGATTCAGCCCAGCAACAGTagacacatgcatgcatgatgcatgcattAGCTCAAGTGTGGTCACCGGTCATAATCTGTCAGTCACCAGCAGACAGGCAGCCTgttcacttgttggtttcagccaggacttatcagtcagtcaacaatattttcctctcacaacaaatcagcaccaaccagccttatcagcctagaaaccaaccaacgcTCAGGATCATAGGACTGCCCCCCATCCATCTGAATGGTCCATGAGCTCACCGAAACACAAGGCTAGCACTAGTAGATGTTACTTGATTGTCCCGTATGTATGAGTAAATATACCAGAAAAATACTCTCCGCCTAAAAAAAACAATTCTAGGTCCTATCCAAATCAAATtattttaactttgactaaatttaaagAAAATAATATTAACATCAATCACTTGTAATAGGTATacatgaaaatatattccatgacgAATCTGATGATATATATTTACTAtgctaattattattattattattattattatttatataaatTTAAGAAGGCTTGATTGAACATTATTCAAGAATTGTATCTTTTCTGAGACGGAGTTATTATTTTGTTCCCCAAATATGAAAAAGGTAATAATAGCAGCATTGATGGATAATGATGATCAGCTCACAGAAATGATTGGTAATGTTCCTCTCTTACTGGAAACTGGAAAAGACATGAGTGACATCCATCACCAACTGCTTTTCTTTCTCATAAGAAGAAAAAGGTAAACAGTTTTATTCAACTTAGGTATTGTATATGATAGCAAACAGATTTAAGAGTATTAGGTTTTGTATACGTAGCTTGTAGGCCACCTTTTCTTAGATAAGCCATGAATAAGAGTATTAATCATAAGCCCTTTTGTGGCAGCATGAGCATCCTGGATTCCTGGCCAGCCTTTTTGTAGGAGCTTCAATTTTTTTCTCTTGGGTGAACTAGTTTCAGTTTCCAAATAGATGGGAACCTTAATTTACCATTTCTCCAATGGTCCCTGAAATAATCTCAGAAATACGGCGGGGAAGATTCTAATCACATTCTACATCCAGTCATAATTGGATGATGTTTTGGGCAGCAAATTTGGATATTTGCTATCCAAAAAGGCAAAACGTAATCTAATTATGACATGGTCAGCAAGTAGTGGAACACAACACAATTCTGTTGACATCAATCTGAAGTTCTGAACTAGTACAATCAACATTTTCTTTGGGAGATTCAGGAGATCTTCAAATGGCAAACAAAATGCATATATAGTGAGAAAGAATTGCGTCACTTGACAAATCTCAATCACCGATCAAATTACACTCAGCCTATCAATCAAACAGAAAGGGAAAAAAAACTGACTAATCAGTCAAGGGACTGAACTGAACAAATCTCAAATTTCGCTATGACTAATTAATTAGGCATCGATCTCGATCTAAATCAAGTCGGTCAAGTCTTAATAACCAAACTCCATCAGTACTATTACTAAACTACATATACATACATGTAGAAGACCCATCATATCAGCCGATCTCAGGCTTGCCACAATTCTCTGAAAAATCCAGTCAAAACCACAGAGAAAGTCAAGTCAGTGATGAAAATTTTTGAATTTTATACTTTATAGTAAGTGCATGTAAGATGAAGAAATTTGTAGCTCTGTGACAGAGCTATCCAAAAGGATCTCCAAGAGATATATGGGCGGCGAGCTTTTGAGTTTGACACGGATGGATGCAATGCATGTGGTTGAGTGTGAGCAAGAAACAATTGTCGAGCATAAAGACCCGACGGCGACAGATTTTCACATCACATCCACATTCACATTCTGCGGCGTACCGTATTTTTTGTGCAGGATGCCGTCGGCAGGCGACGCCGCCGGCACGGCGGGCGGCGGTGGCAGCGCCGGGTTCTGCCGCTGGTAGAAGCCCATCGTCGTCCCCTGCAGGCAATGCTGCTGAACCGTGTATGGTGGTGCCaccaagggcggcggcggcggcggcggcggcggcggcggcaggtggtggtcgacggcgaggtagCGCGCGTAGAGGTCGGGCAACGGCGGGCCCTGCACGGCCGGCGGCGCCATGAACGGCATCCCGGGCATGGAAGCCACGTGGGGTGGAGGCCCGGCAACCATCCGCTGCATGTACTGGTGCACCCCCGCCGGGAACACCAccggcgccgctgccgccgccattCCGCCGCCCATCCACATCATCTGCGTGCACCGCGACAATGCAAACGTCACACGTCGGTCGATGTCTCGTTCTTGGCAATCTTGGGTAGCTGGAGCTTGGTTTTGGGGCGacgaggaaggaaggaaggaagccgAAGCTCACCTGCAGCTGGAGCTGCAGCGACTTGAGATACTCGATCGCCTCGTCCAGCATCGACGCCTTGTCGGTCTGAAGAATCCGACGAAAGAATTCATGCAAGAGAAGAAGATGAGATCAGATCAGATCACATCGCGAGGAGATGACGAACAGAGCTCCAAATCTAGCTAGCTATATGCGATTACTTTGTTGCAGTGAGGTATGAGCTCCTGCAGGGCCTTCATCTTCTCGTTGATCCTGTCCCTTCTTCTCTGCACCGGAACCGGATTCAGATGAAAGTTTGCAATGGCGGGCCGGCCACGaaatcagagagagagagagagagagagagagagagagagaggtttcTTGGAGAGGGTCAAAACTCAAAGGGGCCCTACCCGCTCCGAGAGGTTGTGGACTTCGGCGGCGCGGCGCCGCTTGGCCGTCGTCATCTTCTGCGCCGGCTCGCACGTGACGTCGGCGGACTCGAACTCCACGTCCTGCATTCGCGGCCGTAAACGTGTCACTCCGTCATCGATCGACGCAGACGCAGCGGTGCGAAAAGACGGCGTCCGGGCCGGCACCCGGCAGTGGCGGGGGAACGTACCTCGGCGTCCGTGGCGTCGCTCTGCTTCCGCTTGCCGCTCCGgtgggcggcggcagcggcggcgccgggACCGCGATGCTCGCTCTTGGTGGTATAGGACCTGGACCGCGTCGCCGACGACGTGTCCGTCGCGGCGTCGCGGGCCCTGGCGACGTCCTTAGCGGCCCCCGGCGGCGTGACGGCGTCGCGGGCGCGCGGCGTCGTCTGCTGCACGTGGTTGCTCCCGCAGAAGCTGGACCCGATGGTGAGCATGGACGACTCGCCGCCCTCCGTGACCTCGCAGCCGGCGGACGTCCTCGCTGCGGCACCGTCCGGGCCGCCGCCGTCATCTCCCGGGCACGCCTTCTCGTCCCGCGGcctcggcagcggcggcggcatcaTCCTGCTGCTCTGGCGCGCGGCCTCGCCCCCGCGCTCCGCCTCCTCCTTGCAGCACGCCCCCCTGCCGGCGTCGACGGCCGCCTGCGCCTCTCCGAAGAGCTCCGCGAAGAGGTCGTCCCTCTCGAGCGGGTCCTCCACCGGGTACTGGAACCACGCctgcgccgccgacgccgccgcggcTTCGTCGTCCTGCACCGCCGTGGCCTTGTCGGGCCTCGGCGGCTTCCGCAGCGCCGCCTGGCTCTGCATGACCACGTGGCCGTTGCACCACAGCAGCTCGATGagcccgtcgtcgtcgccgctgcAACGACACCACGACAGCGCACCGCGTCAGCCATGGACGGAAAAAGTATATGCATACATACTCCTTGGTAGGGCCTAACGCTGCTGTTGGTACGCAACGCTGTGCGTGTGCCAGCAGTCGCATGAATGCATGATGTGCGTGTGCTGCTTGGAAGAGCGGTGCTGCATGCATCGGTACCAGTGAAAGgctagctgctggctgctgctggaCACTGCTAGGCTGGAGATCGATGGAAGGCAGCTATAAAGATTCCGTGTGGTGATGGTGATAAATCCCAGGCCCAAGCTAGCAATCGACCGATCAGCACTACCGACAGAAATCGAGTGAGCGGAGATAAAAAAACACTCGAGTGACACGTAGATTTACTGAAAAAAAAGGAGCAACTTTGTTGGATATCAGGATATGATCGGAACCAACCCCAATGGCGCGAAGGTGTTGCCCATGGCGCCGCTCCAATCTGAGATGTACTGGTTCATGGCGCCTCACTCGGAGCAGCGCATCCCAGTCCCACCGAGCACGGAATCCGACGCTAGCTCTCCGTCGACCGCTGCACTGAAGGAGAAGCACAGGGGACCTGTCAAGCTCGATCGAAAAAAAGAAACAGATCTGGATCGAAAAACATACGATGGTTCAGTTTGGTGATATATATATAGGGCCGgggaagtgtgtgtgtgtgtgggtgggggttGGGAGGTGGGCAGAGAAAGTACTCCGTAAGCAAGTACAGAAGGAGCAAGAACCTGATGACTGTGTTATCCGCTCGTGGAACCGCAAGTCTCGAGCTGGATTGAAATGAAATCTGCAGCGCAGAGCCTCTCCGTGCCTTGCCTAGCTGCCAGATGCTGCTTATAAGTCAGATAATACTatttgttgtgaaaaaaaatattatatcatgacCGATAAATATGAGGTGAGAAACGAGAGCCAGCCGGGGGTTTGTTGCAGCAGGGCAAGGCGGCCCGGCAGGGGCCTTTTAATGAGGGCAAGAACAGTGGCGGTGGACGGACGAGCTGGATTCTCCCGGGTACAAGTAGGCCGGGCCAGAGAGCGACGGGGAATGGTTGTCGATCCGTGGCGTTTCTTCTTTTCCACAAGCAAGCAGAGCTAGCGTCGCCTTTGTGTTGTGTATATGTATGTACCCCAGTGTGACGGCACTGCACTGCAGTGCGTGCATGTCGGACTCGCTCGCACACGAGCGCGTAGTCTACTCTCGCTCCGATATCCAGCGCATGCACACGCACGCTGAGCACATGTTTTCCGTGTGGTCACGCTGATTTATTTGCGGTATCCGTATGGGCTACTGCAGGAACAGCCAGGCGTACTGGCAGGCAGCTGGATTCGTACGAGCATCGGTACACACTAGGATAGGAAAGCACAGGGAAGACGGGCATATCATCAGTGACGCTAAGGGCTTGTTTAAGGCGGTGTTTCGGATCCGATGGCTAAAATTAAGGAAGTGTATCGGAAGAAAGTTAtatgaggtgttcggatactaataataaaaataaattacataatccgttagtactttacgagatgaattttttaagcctaattaatccgtcatcagcacatatttactgtagcacaacattgtcaaatcatggactaattaggcttaaaagattcgtctcgcaaattaatcgtaaactatgcaattagtttcgtaattagtctatatttaatacttcatgcatgtgtccaaacattcgatgggacaacaactaaaatttaggaggggcaccCAAACACCACCTAAATATAAGATGTAAAATTTCCAGAGTGTTATATTGGGTGTCACATGGGAGTATTGCatagggtgtttggatactaataaaaaataaattacagaccATCAGTAattcgcgagatgaatttattaagtctaattaagccGTCATTATAGCATgtgttactatagcaccacattgtcaaatcatggactaattaggcttaaaagatttgtctcgcaaattagtcacaaactgtgcaattagttattttttagtctatatttaatactccatgcatgtgtccaaacatttgatgtgatatGAAGTAAACTTTAGGagaagaaactaaacaaggcctaaaacaACAAATGTCACTAATGGTCTATGTTTTTTTGGTGCGACACGCAGACCCT
Proteins encoded in this region:
- the LOC136505101 gene encoding transcription factor PHYTOCHROME INTERACTING FACTOR-LIKE 13-like; protein product: MNQYISDWSGAMGNTFAPLGGDDDGLIELLWCNGHVVMQSQAALRKPPRPDKATAVQDDEAAAASAAQAWFQYPVEDPLERDDLFAELFGEAQAAVDAGRGACCKEEAERGGEAARQSSRMMPPPLPRPRDEKACPGDDGGGPDGAAARTSAGCEVTEGGESSMLTIGSSFCGSNHVQQTTPRARDAVTPPGAAKDVARARDAATDTSSATRSRSYTTKSEHRGPGAAAAAAHRSGKRKQSDATDAEDVEFESADVTCEPAQKMTTAKRRRAAEVHNLSERRRRDRINEKMKALQELIPHCNKTDKASMLDEAIEYLKSLQLQLQMMWMGGGMAAAAAPVVFPAGVHQYMQRMVAGPPPHVASMPGMPFMAPPAVQGPPLPDLYARYLAVDHHLPPPPPPPPPPPLVAPPYTVQQHCLQGTTMGFYQRQNPALPPPPAVPAASPADGILHKKYENCGKPEIG